The nucleotide window AATGAGGATGCGTCCCATGGGGCCAGGAGCTCCGATGCGAAGGCTTGGATCTCCCCGCTCTACTTTTGCCGGAGGCGCATCACTCAGGTCAGGCCTGTGGCCTTCCCGCGTGTGGACGACCAGCACGCCGTGCGCGCGAGCTCCCCGGAGAAGCTTCTTGCAGGGCTCGATGGCGGCGCTCAGCAAGGAGACGTCGTTGCCCAAGCTTTCTCCGAAGCCACCGGGCTCCAAAAAGTCTCGCTGCATATCAATGACCACGATCGCTGTCGTCTTCCAATCGACCTCGATGGGAGTGGGCTCCGCCAAAATCACGACGCCTGCCATGGCCTTCCTTTCGTTTCACGTCACGGTAGGCGGCTATCTGTTTCGAGATCATCTCAAAGCGGTTAAATGCTGACACTTGTGCGTAGGTGTCCTCTTTTGACTGGTTAAAGAGGTGAGGACGAGCAAGGTCGATGGGCGAGGAAGATGTGTTGCACTTTTAATGTTGGCGAGACCCGACGGAAACATACGCCGATGTACGTTCGCATCCGTTCAAGTCACGAAGCCAGCGCCCTGTGTGTCGAGTCTCTCCCCAGCAGTCCGGGGCGCGGTTTTCATCTTGCCGGAGGCACTAAAGCCTCCATTCGAAGGAGCCGTGTATGATTGCGAAGCCCCATGTGACAGAGATTAACGATTCGAGCTGCCAAGTACGCCCTGGGTCGCTCGGGAACGAGCCCGGCGTCCAGCAGCGATGGCGAGCTGGAAAGAAAGCTCTGGGCACAGCCTTGATGAGCTCCGTGCTCTTCGTCGCTCAGGCGCCGCAGGCGTCCCTGGCCCTGGCCCAAGAGGAGGCCGCTCCCGTCCCGATGCCCGCGCCGATCATGAGCACCGAGCCCGCGGTTGCCCCCGTGGAGCCAGCTCTCGCGGCAGCCCCGGCCCCTGAGCCCGTGAGTGAGGCGCCGAAAGCTCCGGTGCTGAAAATTGGTGTGGGTCTGCGCACCGGCCTCAACCTCATCTTCAACGGGGCTCCCAGCGACAAGGTGTCGTTGACCCTCGATGACGGCCTCGTAGACCAGGCCAATCTGCGTCCTTACATGACGGGAGACCTCACGGAGAACGTCTCCTTCTTCTCGTCCTTCGAGATTGGTACGGCGAAGGGGCTCGGGAATTTCGCGATTCTCGACGCCATCGCGCAGGTCAAAATTCGCCCTGAGTTCCAGATCTGGTTGGGTCAGCACATCGGCGCCAACGATCGCAACAACATGAACGGTCCGTTCTTCGGAAACGGCTGGAACTTTGCCATCACGGTGCCGAGCTACCCGTTCGATGTAGGTGCTCGTGACCGCGGCGTGACCTTCTGGGGTCTCATCGGTGGCGGACGGTTGAAGTACCACGCCAGCGTTTTGGATCTGCAGAAGACGCAGGCGATCGAGAACGCGCGGTACGCAGGCCGCGTGACCTTGCACCTGCTCGAGCCAGAGGACTTCTACTACAACTCGGGTACTTACTTCGGCAAGAAGAACGTGCTCGCCATCGGTGCGGTCGTGAACTACCAGAAAGGCATCGAAGACGCCATGATGCCCATGCTCGAGAACGACTTCTTCGGCTATTCGTTCGACGTGTTCTACGAGCAGAACTTGGGGACCTCGGGCACCCTGACGCTCGAGGGCGGGTTCTGGGACTTCTCGGGCGTCGAGGCGGGTTACGCCGTGAACCAGGGCACGGTGGATCTGGGCCTGGGTGTTGTCGGCCCGAAGGACGGCAAGGCCTACATGGTGATGGCCAGTTGGCTCATGCCCGAGAAGACCGGTATCGGGTACATCCAGCCTAATGCACGGTGGCAGGCGTTCAACCCTGACGCCAGTGGCGCTTCCACCACGAACACGATTGACGTGGGCGTTGGCTACATCATCGATGGCTTCAACCATCGGTGGTACGTCAACTACCGCCACCAGGATGCCGACGTTTCCGCCGACAGCCTGCAGGTGGGCGCTCAGTTCATGATGTAAGGGTTGCGAGCCGGTCGGGCAACAGCCCCTCGCGGACGATGAAGCTGGCGATGGCCTCGACGCCGTCGCCAGCTTTCAAGTTTGTGAACAGAAAAGGTCGCTCGCCGCGCATCTTCTTGGCATCGCGGTCCATGACCTCGAGCGAGGCTCCCACGGCAGGCGCCAGGTCGGTTTTGTTGATGACGAGCAGATCGCTCTTCGTGATGCCGGGGCCGCCCTTGCGCGGGATCTTGTCACCCGCCGCCACGTCGATGACGTAGATACAGAGATCTGCCAGCTCGGGGCTGAAGGTGGCTGCAAGGTTGTCGCCGCCACTTTCCACCAGCACCAGCTCGAGGTCGGGAAAACGCTTGATGAGATCGTCGATCGCCGCCAGATTGGCCGAGGCATCTTCGCGAATGGCGGTGTGAGGGCAGCCACCCGTCTCCACGCCCACGATGCGCTCGGGGGCCAGGGCGCCGCTGCGGAGCAGGAACTGAGCATCTTCCTTCGTGTAGATGTCGTTCGTGACCGCGGCGATCTGGTAGCACGTGCGCAGGCGCTTGCAGAGGGCGTCCATCAGGGCGGTTTTTCCGGACCCAACGGGTCCTGCCACGCCCACGCGTAGGGCTGATCGGTTCATGGTGTGGTTCATCCTTTTTGGGTGTTGAGATGTCGTCTTCGTTTCAGGAGCGGAAGAGCCGGCTATACTGGGTTTCGTGCCAGGCGCTGGCCAGAGCAAGCCCTGGCGTTCCGGTGGCAATCTCGTGAGCAGGAAGGTTGATCGCAGCGCGGACGCATGAGGAGAGCGCGCCGGAGAGGCCCGCCAGGATCTTCACGCCGTCGGACTGGCCAAGCGGCACCAAGCGCACGGCGGCTCCTACCTGGGTTTCGGCCCACGCAAACGCAAACCCCAAAGCCGCCGTGGGGCAGGGAATGTCTCCGTGCCGTGCCGCCAGCGCAAACGCCGTGGCGTACGCCGTATCGCCGAGGTCGAGGGTCATCGCCTCGGGAACGCCCAGGGTCTTGAGCACCCTGAGGAGCGCCTGCCCGAGATGGGCGTCCTCGGCCCGGAGTTCGGCGGCTCCGCGGGCTGCCAGGAGAAAGGCATTCCAATGGCGAACCTCGTCGAGGTGCGACTGGTCGAACGCACGCCACAGGCGGACGAACACCGGGATGTCCAGCCGGGACACCGCGTTCGTGAGAACGCCCTCGAGCCAGCTGCGTACGTCTTCGGGTGTGCGCAGCCAGCCCTCCTCGATGGCCGTCTCGAGGCCTTGCGAATACGCAAAGGCGCCGATCGGCAGGGCCGGGCTCACGAGCTGGAGCAGCCTGAGCAGACTGGGATCTGCCAGGACGGGGGTATCGTCAACCGTGGTGTGAAGACCCATGGTCGTGAGGGTGAGGTCCTTCGTGGGCATGTGTGTGGGCGGTGTCGCCGCCATGGGCGTGGGCGCCGCCTTCGGGTTCGAAGGGCGCCGTCTCCGCACGCACGTCGGCGCCGAGCCCCCGTACCATGTCGTCGAGCACATGATCGTGCTGGTAGCGCAGCCACCCCGCACCCACCTGCAGGGGAACGTGGCGATTGCCGAGGTGGTAGGCCACGCGGGCGAGCTGCACGGGATCGGCGGCCACCACCGTGGACACGGATTCGGGCGCTGCCTTCACCACCACCACGTCGTGGTTCGACAGCTGCAACCGATCGCCGCCCCTCAGCAAGGTGCCTCGCGGCAGAAGCAAGGCGGCCTCCTTGCCGTCGTCGAGCCGCACCCGCTGGCGGCTTCGTTTGCGGGCGTCGTAGGGCAGGGTCAACGAGGTCCGGGGCGCGGCGTCCGGGGGCGGAACGCTCGCGAGGCCTTCGATCATGGGAAGCGTGGGATCGTCATCGAACATCGCGCGCGCCTTCGTCAGAAGAGAAAGTACCGTTGCGCGAGCGGAAGCTCACGCGCGGGCTCGCAGGTCAGCAGCACGCCATCGGCCCGCACCTCGTAGGTTTGTGCGTCCACTTCGATGTGCGGCAGAAGCCCGTTATGCACGAGGTCCTGCTTCTTCACGCCCCGCGTGTTCTTTACGGCCACCCAGGGCTTGCGCACCATGAGCTCCTGCCGCAACGGGCTCGCGAGGGCGCTGCCCGAGACGAAGGTCACGCTGGTGGCGGTGCGGGCTCCCCCGTAGGCTCCGAACATCATGCGGTAGTGCACGGGTTGAGGGGTGGGAATGGAGGCGTTGGCATCGCCCATGGGCGCCGCCGCGATGAGGCCCCCTTTGATGATGAGGGCAGGCTTGACCCCGAAAAACGCAGGCTTCCACAGCACGATGTCGGCCAGTTTGCCCGCCTCGATCGAGCCCACCTCGTGCGAGATGCCGTGGGCCAGCGCCGGGTTGATCGTGTACTTGGCGATGTAGCGCTTGGCACGGAAGTTGTCGTGGCCGCCCACGTCTTCGGGCAGGCTGCCCCGCTGGATGCGCATCTTGTGAGCCGTTTGCCAGCTGCGGGTGATCACCTCGCCCACGCGGCCCATGGCCTGCGAATCAGAGGACATCATGCTGAAGGCCCCAAGATCATGCAGGATGTCTTCGGCCGCGATGGTCTCCTTCCGAATGCGCGATTCGGCGAAGGCGACGTCCTCCGGAATCGAGGGGTCGAGGTGGTGACACACCATCAGCATGTCGAGGTGTTCATCGACGGTGTTGATGGTGTAAGGCCTCGTGGGGTTGGTGGAGGAAGGCAGCACGTGCGGCACCCCGCAGGCCTTGATGATGTCGGGCGCATGGCCGCCCCCGGCCCCCTCGGTATGGTACGTGTGAATCGTGCGGCCCTTGAGCGCCGCCAGGGTATCTTCCACGAAGCCCGATTCGTTCAGGGTGTCCGTGTGGATCGCCACCTGGACGTCCTCTTGCTCGGCCACCGAGAGGCAGCAGTCGATGGCTGCCGGGGTGGTGCCCCAGTCTTCGTGCAGCTTCATGCCCATGCAGCCGGCACGCACCTGTTCCACGAGGCTTTCGGGGCGGCTGGCGTTCCCCTTGGCCAAAAAGCCGAGGTTCATGGGGAAAGCGTCGGCGGCCTGAAGCATGCGGGCCACGTTCCAGGGGCCGGGCGTGCAGGTGGTGGCGTTGGTGCCGGCGGCCGGTCCGGTACCGCCGCCCAGCATCGTCGTGACGCCCGACATGAGGGCTTCCTCGATCTGTTGGGGACAGATGAAGTGAATGTGCGCATCGATGCCGCCCGGTGTGGCGATGCAGCCTTCGCCCGCCACCACCTCCGTGCCGGGGCCAATCACGATATCGATGCCCGGCTGAACGTCGGGGTTCCCTGCCTTTCCGACCTTGGCGATACGACCTTCCTTGATACCAATGTCGGCCTTTACGATGCCCCAGTGGTCCAGGATGAGCGCGTTGGTGATCACGAGGTCGACCACGTCAGGGCCGGTCCGCTGGCTTTGCCCCATGCCGTCCCGGATCACTTTGCCGCCACCGAACTTGACCTCCTCACCGCGCACGGTGTGGTCGCGCTCGACTTGGATGTGAAGCTCCGTGTCCCCCAGGCGCACGCGGTCGCCCGTGGTGGGACCGTACATGTCGACGTACGCGCGCCGATCGATGCGGCTCATGGTGCGCCTCCCTGGGTGCTGTCGAGGGGCCCCATGACCTCGCCCCGGAACCCCCAGACCTCGCGTGTACCGCCGTAGGGAACCAACACCACCTCGCGGCTTTGCCCCGGCTCGAAACGCACCGCGGTGCCGGCGGCGATGTCGAGCCGCATGCCGCGTGCGGCGGCGCGGTCGAAGACCAGGGCGGGGTTGGTCTCGGCGAAGTGGTAGTGCGAGCCCACCTGCACGGGCCGATCCCCCACATTCGAGACGCGCAGCTCGAGGGTCGGGCGTCCCTGGTTCAGTTCGAGCACCGGCTCGAGTGCCGACGGGCTGACATCACCGGGCACCAAATCACCGCGATCGGGGATGGGGTTGTGCACGGTGACCAGCTTTGTGCCATCGGGGAAGGTGGCCTCCACCTGGACCTCCGGGATGAGGTGGGCCACGCCCTCCATGACATCCTCGGCAGCGAGCAGCTGTGTTCCCAGGACCATCAACTCGGCCACGGTCTTTCCATCGCGGGCGCCCTCGAGGATGGCGGCCGTGATGTAGGCGACGGCCTCGGGGTAGTTGAGCTTGCAGCCGCGGGCCTTGCGCCGCTCGGCGAGCAGGGCGGCGGTGAAGATGAGGAGTTTGTCTTTCTCCCGGGGTGTCAGATCCAAGGGGCGCTCCTGTGTGGCGGGTTCAAGTGGCCCAGATGCGGGGGGCCGTGGCCGTTCGACCAAGCGTCGTGGGGCGAAGCGTATGCCAGGTGCGGATGAAACGCTCGCGCACCTGTGTGGCGTCATCGTCGAGTGCGCGACACACGAGGGTTCCATCCACCAAAGTGGCGCTGGTCAAGGCGCGCCCGAAGCGGCCGTGGCACACGGAGCGGGCGGCTTCCAGCCCTTCGGTGCTGGCGGGATGTACGAAGAACGTGCCCAGGGCGGCGCGTCCTGAGAGCCCCCAGGGCTCCTGAAGCTGTGGCGTGCCGCCCGCGAAGTGGCTGCGCTCTATCAGGCGAGGTTGACCGTCGACATAGAGCTCCACGTGGTTGTGAACACTGCCCCGGGCGAAGGCCTCGAGGGCGGCGGGGCGTCCCAAACACAAGATATCCCACGCGGCGGCCCGGGCTCCGCGTGCAAGGTGAAGACGCGTTTGCAAGTGCGCGTGGGCTTGGTCGAAAGCAATGGTCTCTTGCGGCAGCCACTCGAGCGTGCCCGCCTCACCGACCTGGGCTTCGACCACCTGGCGCGAGGGCTCGGCAGGGCTGCGATAGATTTTACCTGCCGCGGGCGTGGTCACGAGGGCATGGGCCTCCGGGCCCACCTCGAGTGTCAGCTCGAGGCTGTCACCTCCCACGAGGCCACCCGGAGGATGCAGGACATAGACGTGGCACACGCCCGGACCCTCGGGGAAAAAAGGCTTTTGCACCCGCAGGGGGCCTGTGTGCGCACGATGGTCCAGGCGCGTGCGTTCGCCGTCGCGGCGAAACCCTAGCGCCAAGGTGGCTTTCCAGCTGCGCACGGGGGCAGCTTCTCGCCCCTCGGGGACGGACGGAGACGGCGCGTCGAGGGCGGGCACGTCAGTCGTTCCGCGCTTCGCCTTCCACGACGAAACGCACGGGCTTTTCCCAGATCGCAAGCACGATGCAGCCGTGGGGGCTGCGCACGTCATGGCGGGTGCCCGGTGCATTGATGGTGAAGGCGCCGCGCTCGTAGGTGCCCCGCTCGTCTTCTTGTGCCCCCGACAGCACGAGCAAGTACTCCCATCCCGTGTGCTCGTGGCGAGGCACGCTGGCGCCCGGGGCGTAGCGCAGCAGCGCCGCGGCGGGCCCCCCGTCTTGGCCGCCATGGAGCCGGTGGATGGTCACACCCTCCCGAAACGGCTCCCACGCGAGCCGCTCCGGGTGCTTGCCGAGCGCCATCACGTCGGACGTGGCGAAGGGGAGGGCAGCTGCTGCGTTCACGAGCGCCTCACCCCAGCGCCTCGATGAGCGCGCTCGAAGTGCCTACGGCCCCGAAGACCCCGTTTTGCATCGTCACCATCTTGAGGGCCGCGGCGTGATTGCCCGCATCGGTGGCGGCGCAGCAGTCGCTCAAGATCAGGCATTCGTAGCCCCGGTCGTTGGCGTCGCGCATGGTCGTGTGCACGCAGACATCCGTGGTGATCCCCGTGAGGATGAGATTGTCCACGCCCCGCTGGCGCAAGATGAGATCCAGGTCGGTGGCGTAGAACGAACCCTTGCCGGGTTTGTCGATCACGGTCTCACCGGGAAGTGGCGCCAGTTCCGGGATGATGTCCCAGCCGGGCTCACCCCGTACGAGCACCCGGCCGCAGGGGCCCGGGTCGCCGATGCCGATGCCAGAGCCGCCGTGGTCCGTTTGGCGGGAGCGCCAGCGCTTGTTGGCGGGAAGGTCGGAGAGGTCGGGGCGGTGCCCCTCGCGGGTGTGAAGGATGTGGAAGCCCTGGGCGCGCATCACCTTCAAGAGCCGCTCGAGCGGCGCAATCGGCGCCCGCGTGACCGAAACGTCGTAGCCGAGCTGGGCGATGTAGCCGCCCTCTCCGCAAAAATCGGTTTGCATATCGATGACGATGAGGGCGGTGTTCTCCGGCCGCAGATCGCCGTTCCAGGGCCACTTGTAGGGGGTGGACAACACGTATCGGCTCATCGGGACCCTCTTTTGGACGCTATCACGAAAACCCTTATAGGCCTTGTGATGTTTCGCTCGTGTTGCTCATCAGGTGCTTGATCGTTAAAAGTCGCGGGGGCGGGACAATCCCTGTGCGCGATCGTTTCCAGCTTCGGCATTGTTCATGTCGTGAGCATCGAAGACGCGCTGACCATCAAGACGCTGCGGGACGGGTACCAACGAGGGCGCTTTACGGTGGCAGAGGTGATGGACCACGTCTGCGGCCTCATCGAGACCGAGCAGGAAGCCGGTGTGTTCATCGAACGCAGCACCCCCGCCGAGCTCCAGGCGGCCGTCGCCGCGTTGGGCGCCTTCGATCCGGGAAAGCCGCTCTGGGGCATCCCCTTCGTCGTCAAGGACAACATCGACGTGGCGGGCTTTGCCACCACCGCGGCCTGTGAGGCCTATGCGTACCGCCCCACCCGCAGCGCGCCCGTGGTGGAACGGCTCCTCGCCGCCGGAGCGATTTGCCTGGGCAAGGCGAATCTGGACCAGTTCGCCACCGGGCTCGTGGGCACGCGCTCGCCCTACGGGGTGCCCCGCAACCCCTTTCACCCCGACTACATCGCGGGGGGCTCGAGCTCGGGGTCCGCGGTGGCCGTGGCGCGCGGTTACGCATCTTTTTCCCTGGGCACGGACACGGCAGGCTCCGGCCGGGTGCCGGCGGCGTTCAACAACATCGTAGGCTGCAAACCCACGCGCGGCATGTTGAGTACCCGCGGGGTGGTGCCCGCTTGTGCGTCGCTCGATTGCGTTTCGGTGTTTGCGCTCACCGTCGAAGACGCCGCCCTGGTGACCGAACTTGCGGCGGGGGGGGATCCCGAGTGGTCCCTCTGTCATCCCGAGGCTTCGACATGGCGGGTGCGGCCCGTGTTCGAGCCCAGGGCCGTCAGGCTGGGTGTGCCCCGCGCGGGGCAGCTCGCGTTCTTCGGCGACCAGGCGGCGGAAAAGGCGTTCGAGGCCGCGTGCCAAACGGCAAGCGCGCTCGGCCATCTCCTGGTGCCCATTGACATGACGCCCTTCTTCTCGGCTGCCGCGTTGCTCTACAAAGGGGCTTTCGTTGCCCAGCGGCTGGAAGCATCGCGTTCCGTGCTGGATGTGGCGCCCGGCGCGCTCGACCCCACCGTACGAACCATCCTCGAAGGCGCACGCAGCGTGAATGCCGCCGACGTTTTTGCCAGTGACCGGCGTCTTCAGGCGCTTCGCCTCGAAGCCGATCGGGTGATCGGCCACGTGGATGCTTTGCTCCTGCCCACGGCACCCACGCTCTACCGGCGGGAGGAGGTGGCCGCCGATCCGGTCGGGACGAACAGCCGCCTCGGCACGTACACCAACTTCGTCAACCTTCTGGACCTCGCGGCCATGGCCGTGCCTGCGGGCTTTACGAGCGAGGGTCTGCCGTTTGGCGTGACCTTCATGGCGAAAGCCGGACATGATCACGTCCTGGCCGCGTTGGCGGCGCGCCTGCACGAAGCCACGGGCCTGCCGCTCGGGACCACGCAAACGCCTGTGCCCGTCATGCCGCCCGCAAACTTCACGAAGGCGGACGCGGGATGGAGCCCGCTCGTGGTGGTGGGGGCCCATAGACAAGGCGGGGCCTTGAACCACGAACTCGTGTCTCGGGAGGCGCTGCTCATCGAGCGAACAGCCACGGCGCCGGTCTACCGCTTGTACGCGCTCGCCGGTCCTGGCGTGCCCCGGCCCGGGTTGATTCGGGTGGCTGCGGACGGGGTGGCCATCGAAGCCGAGGTGTGGGCCATGCCGCAGCGCCACCTGGGTAGCTTCCTGTCGGGCGTCCCGGCGCCGCTCGGACTTGGGCGTGTCCAGATGAGTGATGGGCGTTCGTTGACGGGCTTTGTTTGCGAAGGCGTAGCGGCGCAGGGAGCCGAAGACGTCTCGCGTTTTGGCAGCTGGCAGCGCTACGTGGCGGCACGACACGAACCGTGAGGTCTGTTTACGAATGTTTCATGGACGCGTCATCCGCTGGTTACGTGGCGTGGGTAATGTGCCCTCGACGGTTCCGCTGTGTTTCCGAATCGAGGGTTTGGAGCAGGCAACGCGCTGAGAACCGTCATGACGGCCGGCTGCGTTGACGGCTGGGCCCACCTGGCGTGGCGAGAGTTCGCCGCACCCAGAGTGTGTCGTTCAGAAGAGGGAAGGAAACGAAAGAGATGATCACTGAAACCACAAAGCTGACCTTTGGGGCCGGGAAGTCGGGGAGCAAGGCGTCGGCATTCATGGCGGCCTGTGTCTTTGCGCTGGTAGGGTGCCAGAAGCAGGCGGAGACGCCTACACCCGCTGCCCCCCCGCCGCCCGCTGCCGAGCCCGTGGAGGACAAGACGGGGCCCATCAAGGTGGGCATTCTGCACTCGTTGTCGGGCACCATGGCCATCAGCGAAACGTCGCTCAAGGACGTGGCGCTCATGGCGATCGACGAGATCAACGAGGCTGGCGGTCTGCTCGGGCGCAAGGTTGAGCCCGTGGTGGTCGACCCGGCATCGAACTGGCCGCTCTTTGCGGAGAAGGCCCGTGAGCTCATTCAGAAAGAAAAAGTCGCCGTAACCTTCGGCTGCTGGACCTCGGTGTCGCGCAAGTCGGTGCTGCCGGTCTTCGAGGAGCTCAACGGTCTTTTGTTCTACCCGGTTCAGTACGAAGGCGAAGAGTCGTCGTTCAACGTGTTCTACACGGGCGCCGCGCCCAATCAGCAGGCGATCCCGGCCGTGGAGTACCTCATGAGCAAGCAGGGCGGCGGCGCCAAGCGCTTCGTGTTGCTCGGGACGGACTACGTCTACCCGCGCACCACCAACAAGATCTTGCGCTACTTCCTGCACGAAAAGGGCATCTCCGACGACGACATCATGGAGACCTACACGCCCTTCGGTCACAGCGACTACCAGACCATCGTGGCCGACATCAAGAAGTTCGCTTCGGCGAAGCGGACCGCCGTGGTCTCCACCATCAATGGCGACTCGAACGTGCCCTTCTACAAAGAGCTCGGGAACCAGGGCTTGAAGGCCGAGGACGTCCCTGTGGTTGCCTTCTCCGTGGGTGAAGAAGAGCTGCGCGGTGTGGACACGAAGCCTCTGGTGGGTCACCTGGCCGCCTGGAACTACTTCATGTCCATCGACACGCCCGAGAACAAGGCATTCATCGACAAGTGGATGGCCTACGTGAAGAAGAACAACCTGACGGGCGGCGACGCGCGCGTCACCAACGACCCGATGGAAGCAACTTATATCGGCATCAAGATGTGGGCCGCCGCTGTCGAGCAAGCCCAGACCACCGACGTGGACGCCGTTCGTCAGGCGATCGGCTACCAGAAGGTGAAGGCTCCTTCTGGCTTCGAGATCCAGATGGACGCCAAGAACCACCACCTGCACAAGCCCGTCTTCATCGGCGAGATCCGCGCTGACGGTCAGTTCAACGTGGTGTGGAAGACCGACGGCCCCATCCGTGCGCAGGCCTGGAGCCCCTTCATTCCTGAAAGCGCCAAGAAGGTGGCCGACTGGACCTACCCCTGGGTCTGCGGCAACTGCGAAAAGCCCAAGTTCTCTGCGATGGCCGAGTGAGGACCTTCGGGTCTCGCAGACCGTAAAGGCCGATGGGGTTCGAGCCAGGTGATGACGAAGAGAGGAGCGCTCGTGAGGGAACGACCTACAGGATTGGGATCTCTGGTGAGGCTGGTGGTGTGGGGCGTTCTGTCAGTGAGCGTGTGCCTCTGCGTCCCTGGCTCGAGCCTGGCGGCGCAGACCGACCCTGCCGAGCTCCGCAAAGCTCTGGCGGGGTTGGCAAGTCCCGACGCTGATGCCGTGGAGGCTGCGGCGGAGCGGCTGGTCCAGCAGGCGGATCCCCGCTTGCTGCCTGGGCTCGAAGCGCTCGAGCTCGACCAGCTCTACGCCGATGGCCAGGGGCAGGTGTTCATCCGGCGCAAGGACCGCGTCGCGCGCGATGCGCTGACGGCGGCTCCCGTCGAGGCCACGGGGCTCACCCCGGTCCGCATGACAAACCAGCTGAGGCGCGGCTTATTGCCCCTCCTGGCCAGGCTCAGGCTCGACGCCCCCGATCCCGCAACGAGGCGGGCGGCCGTGGACGAGCTCATCAAGCGCGGCGCCGCCGAGGACGCGGCCCTGCTGCGCGTGAGGTTGACGAAGGAATCAGAAGAGTCGATCCGCCGGGCGCTCGAAATGGCCGTTGCAAAGGCCGACCTGGGTGCCGCAGATCCCAAGCTGCGTCTGGAGGCGCTCGCGTTCCTCGAACGCAAGGGAGACCCTGCGAGCCGCGCCGACGTGGCGGCCTTGGCGCGAACGGCAGAGACCGGGGGTGACCCCGATCCCGAGGTGCGGGCCCGCGCCGTCTCGACCTTGAAGGCCATCGAGAGGCGCCAGGAGATGACCCGCTTTGGTGGTCACCTCATCCACGGGGTCAGTTTGGCGAGCGTGCTCCTGCTGGCGGCTCTCGGCCTGGCGATCACCTTCGGGCTCATGGGTGTCATCAACATGGCCCATGGCGAGATGCTCATGTTGGGTGCGTACACGACGTACGCCGTTCAGGTGGGGTTCGGCAAGCTCTTCCCCTCCGTGGCCGGCTTGTACTTGGTGGCGGCGGTGCCTCTGGCGTTCGTCGTAGCCGCCACGGTGGGCTTCATCCTGGAGCGCTCCGTGATTCGCTTTCTTTATGGCCGCCCCCTGGAAACGCTGCTTGCGACCTGGGGGATCAGTCTCATCCTCATCCAAACGGTGCGACTCATTTTCGGCGCTCAGAACGTGGCGGTGGCCTCTCCCGACTACCTGGCGGGCGGCGTGAACCTCATGGAGGGACTGGTTCTGCCCTGGAGCCGCATCGCGGTGGCCGTGTTCGCGGCCGTGGTGACGCTGGCCGTGTGGCTCATCTTGCAAAAGACGCCTCTGGGTCTTCAAGTGCGGGCCATCTCGCAAAACCGCCCGATGGCCGCTTGCCTGGGCGTGCGAACCGGGCGGGTGGACTCGCAGATCTTCGCGCTCGGCTCGGGCATCGCAGGGCTCGGGGGCGTGGCGCTGTCGCAGCTTGGCAACGTGGGCCCTGAGTTGG belongs to Myxococcales bacterium and includes:
- the urtB gene encoding urea ABC transporter permease subunit UrtB, whose protein sequence is MTRFGGHLIHGVSLASVLLLAALGLAITFGLMGVINMAHGEMLMLGAYTTYAVQVGFGKLFPSVAGLYLVAAVPLAFVVAATVGFILERSVIRFLYGRPLETLLATWGISLILIQTVRLIFGAQNVAVASPDYLAGGVNLMEGLVLPWSRIAVAVFAAVVTLAVWLILQKTPLGLQVRAISQNRPMAACLGVRTGRVDSQIFALGSGIAGLGGVALSQLGNVGPELGQTYVIDSFMIVVLGGVGRLMGTIASSLGLGMINKLLEPLSGAVMGKIVVLGIIILFIQRRPQGMFALKGRVEA
- the urtA gene encoding urea ABC transporter substrate-binding protein → MITETTKLTFGAGKSGSKASAFMAACVFALVGCQKQAETPTPAAPPPPAAEPVEDKTGPIKVGILHSLSGTMAISETSLKDVALMAIDEINEAGGLLGRKVEPVVVDPASNWPLFAEKARELIQKEKVAVTFGCWTSVSRKSVLPVFEELNGLLFYPVQYEGEESSFNVFYTGAAPNQQAIPAVEYLMSKQGGGAKRFVLLGTDYVYPRTTNKILRYFLHEKGISDDDIMETYTPFGHSDYQTIVADIKKFASAKRTAVVSTINGDSNVPFYKELGNQGLKAEDVPVVAFSVGEEELRGVDTKPLVGHLAAWNYFMSIDTPENKAFIDKWMAYVKKNNLTGGDARVTNDPMEATYIGIKMWAAAVEQAQTTDVDAVRQAIGYQKVKAPSGFEIQMDAKNHHLHKPVFIGEIRADGQFNVVWKTDGPIRAQAWSPFIPESAKKVADWTYPWVCGNCEKPKFSAMAE